Within Acaryochloris thomasi RCC1774, the genomic segment GGTCCGCCAGCGGTGCCTTAAGCGCTCCGCTGGAAGCCGCCATTATTGTGATGGTTATTCTGACGACTTTTCTGGCTCCCCCCCTGTTGCAGCTGTCTCTGAAAAATCAGGAGAGCATCACACCTGAAGAAAGTGATAGCGAAGAGGGTGAAAACGCTGCTGTGCCTGTAGTGAAGTGAACAGATCGAAAATATCTGGGGAGCTTAACGCCGCCGCAGTAGAGGTAATACGCTTCCCCCTTACTTTATTCAACTTTTTTTAATTAAGGAGGAATTACAACGTGGATTTTTTGTCTGATTTTTTGACGCTCTTTTTGGCGAAGTTGCAGTCCCCGACACTTGGCTTTCTGATTGGTGGCATGGTCGTTGCCGCCGTCAATAGCCGCCTGACCATTCCAGATCCGATTTATAAGTTCATCGTCTTCATGCTGCTGCTAAAAGTTGGCCTGAGCGGTGGTATTGCAATCCGCGAGGCCAATCTAGCAGAGATGCTGTTGCCCGCAGCGTTCGCCA encodes:
- a CDS encoding sodium-dependent bicarbonate transport family permease, whose product is MDFLSDFLTLFLAKLQSPTLGFLIGGMVVAAVNSRLTIPDPIYKFIVFMLLLKVGLSGGIAIREANLAEMLLPAAFA